A region of the Pseudomonadota bacterium genome:
CTGCCGGAACCCGTGTCCAGCTCAAGCTCATCGCCACCTCGCCAGTCCTCGACATCGATCGAACCTGAACCGGTATCCACGCTGAGCGAGCCGCCCACGTCATTGAGCGTGACCCGACCTGAGCCGGTGTCAACAAACACCTCGCCTTGAACATTACGCGCCTGCACCGACCCCGAACCGGTGTCTGCGCGCAGCTCACCGCCCACATTGTCAGCCGTAATCGAGCCAGACCCGGTATCCGCCAAGACGTTGCCCGACACGTCGCTGATTTTGACGCGTCCCGAGCCAGAATCCGCTACCAGGTCCCCTCGATGCTGGACACCAGTGATCGACCCCGAACCCGTGTCGAGTTTGATGGTGCCTGCAGTATTGCTCGCCGACACAGGACCCGATTTGTTTTTTAAATGAAACTCACCGTCAATACCTTCGGCGGTAATCTGTCCCATTCCATTGTTGACGATAAAATTCACGCCAACGGGGAGCTTAATGTCGTAGTCCACATGAAGCTCAATACCATCCCGTACCCGGCGACCATGGCCTACCACCACCTTTTCGCCGTTGTAACGAAACGAGGTCCGCGAGCTGCCGCGGCCGTCTCGGTCGTAGAGATAGGTATCGTACTCATCCGTAGGATACAGTGTGCGTAACACCAGGCGACCGTTCTTGGTTTCATCTTCAAAGCTCACGAGCGCCAGATTGTCCCGTGCGTCGCGGCCACCCGCCACAACGGTAGC
Encoded here:
- a CDS encoding DUF4097 family beta strand repeat-containing protein codes for the protein MTSYTRTRTARQLYAWVLMAAAVAVLIFGSANADVNRDSETRVEAFSYEVNGRTVFLGNLAGEITLSAARGDEVEVTATVVAGGRDARDNLALVSFEDETKNGRLVLRTLYPTDEYDTYLYDRDGRGSSRTSFRYNGEKVVVGHGRRVRDGIELHVDYDIKLPVGVNFIVNNGMGQITAEGIDGEFHLKNKSGPVSASNTAGTIKLDTGSGSITGVQHRGDLVADSGSGRVKISDVSGNVLADTGSGSITADNVGGELRADTGSGSVQARNVQGEVFVDTGSGRVTLNDVGGSLSVDTGSGSIDVEDWRGGDELELDTGSGSVSVRGNFANVDRLRVDTGSGSVSLVSSTVPNMKLNVSARPGIDVDFPDMTDVKKSRSSFRGTIGAGSGSGEIDTGSGKVSFRLEAL